The nucleotide sequence CGAGCCTTGTCGGCGCGCCAGAACCGTTCGAAGACGTGCTCTGCCTCCTCCGGCGGAAGACCGGGACCGCGATCGATGACCCGAAGGGCAACCGCCGGGCCGGCAGCGGTGGAGCCGCGCACCCCCTCGAGGCGGATCGGCCCGTCCGGCGACGTGTGGACAGCGGCATTGTTGAGCAGATTCACCAGCAGCCGTACGAGCTGATCGCGGTCGCCCAGGACGACGGCGCCCCCCGATTCGGCAAGCTCGAAGGCCCGTTCGGGATGCGCCGAACGCACACTGGACACGGCGTCGGCCAGCAACATGTCGACCTCGACGGCCTCCCTGAGGACCTCCGCGCTGCGGTCATCGCCGCGAGCCAGCACGAGCAGGTCCTCGACCAACCGCGACATCCGCGTGCCCTCGACCTCGATGCGCAGCATCGGATCGTCGGGATCGTTGAAGTGCCGGCCCTGCAGCCGCGACAACTCGGCATAGCCCCGGATCGAGGTCAGCGGCGTGCGCAGTTCGTGGGAGGCGTCGGCCAGGAACTGCCGCATCCGATCCTCGCTCGACACCCGCGCGGCGAACTCCGTTTGAACCGCCTCCAGCAGGGTGTTCACCGACGAGGCGACCTGCCCGACCTCAGTGGTCGGATCCGCCACGTCGACGCGCCGGTCCAGACCCTCGCCGTCCGGTCCGAGCTCGGCGGTGACCTCCTGCGCGGTACGCGTCACCCGGTACAGCGGCCGCAGCCCCACCCGCACACCCCACGCGGTCGCCCCGGCGGCGATGGCCACCGCCGCGGCCCCGATCGCCACCTCGAGGGCCAGCAGCCGTCCGAGAGTGTCACGCACGTATTGGGTGGAGATCCCGACCAGCCCGTACCCACCTGGCTGGCTCAGGTTCACGTAGTCCAGCGGCACCGCGAGCGCGCGCAGTTCGACGCCGTCGGTCGTGGAGACCGTATGGGGCTTCGTGGGATCGGAGGTCAGCCGCTGTTCGG is from Jatrophihabitans telluris and encodes:
- a CDS encoding sensor histidine kinase codes for the protein MTQPPPQLTEISDAPLDSDHFDLSTSGGSARPGLGWAPPPAPTPAQRIPWWRHLVPRTIAGRLLAFVVTLVILVVTSIGAATYLALRPVLYDKLDQQLSTAANAEALKQILNSGNSSVVGGAQDIWISFIFDNGTTAITLSSHAGIHTLRLSPDAEQRLTSDPTKPHTVSTTDGVELRALAVPLDYVNLSQPGGYGLVGISTQYVRDTLGRLLALEVAIGAAAVAIAAGATAWGVRVGLRPLYRVTRTAQEVTAELGPDGEGLDRRVDVADPTTEVGQVASSVNTLLEAVQTEFAARVSSEDRMRQFLADASHELRTPLTSIRGYAELSRLQGRHFNDPDDPMLRIEVEGTRMSRLVEDLLVLARGDDRSAEVLREAVEVDMLLADAVSSVRSAHPERAFELAESGGAVVLGDRDQLVRLLVNLLNNAAVHTSPDGPIRLEGVRGSTAAGPAVALRVIDRGPGLPPEEAEHVFERFWRADKARSRARGGSGLGMAIVAQIAEAHAGTVDFTSSVERGTVVTVLLPLAGVSAVDL